A stretch of the Lactuca sativa cultivar Salinas chromosome 9, Lsat_Salinas_v11, whole genome shotgun sequence genome encodes the following:
- the LOC111881261 gene encoding acyl-CoA--sterol O-acyltransferase 1, which produces MEGEMKNFVLVWTTVLASLLFCHKISKVIAPGTTRLLAFIPVFCIFIYLSLLLTAVNLTSPTSFFETWLANFKLMLFAFDKGPLFSNPPLPLFKFIITASDESQAGGASKKGKKSPINYAVKFMVLVLLLKIYEYGGQLHPLMKMALFCVHIYVVLDVGLAMVAYLARAIVGFELEPQFDEPYLATSLQDFWGKRWNLMVTSILHPTVYLPVRSISGRFLSRDLASLPAVTATFIVSGLMHELIFYYLGRLKPTWEVTWFFVIHGVLVSMELVVKRAVGERLCLPPVVSAPLALGVVMATSFWLFFPPFLRCETELRSCKELAAFMELVVRGRFVGPNDISCPYY; this is translated from the exons ATGGAGGGGGAGATGAAAAACTTCGTACTTGTATGGACAACAGTCCTGGCATCTCTCCTTTTCTGCCACAAAATAAGTAAAGTTATAGCACCAGGTACAACACGTCTTTTAGCATTCATCCCTGTCTTCTGCATCTTCATCTACCTCTCTCTCCTCCTTACTGCTGTTAATCTCACCAGTCCTACCTCTTTCTTCGAAACATGGCTTGCAAACTTCAAATTGATGTTGTTTGCGTTTGATAAAGGTCCTTTGTTCTCAAATCCACCCCTCCCTTTGTTCAAATTCATCATCACTGCTT CCGACGAATCTCAAGCAGGTGGAGCTTCGAAAAAGGGAAAGAAATCGCCGATCAATTACGCCGTCAAGTTTATGGTGCTTGTTTTGTTGCTGAAGATTTATGAATATGGAGGCCAGCTACACCCTCTGATGAAAATGGCTCTGTTTTGTGTTCATATTTATGTGGTTCTAGATGTGGGTTTAGCCATGGTTGCGTATTTAGCTCGAGCAATTGTTGGTTTCGAGCTCGAACCACAGTTTGATGAGCCGTATCTGGCTACATCTCTACAAGATTTTTGGGGAAAGAGATGGAATCTAATGGTTACAAGTATACTACATCCAACGGTGTACCTTCCCGTCCGATCAATTTCCGGTAGGTTTCTATCGAGAGATTTAGCTTCGCTTCCGGCGGTAACGGCCACGTTTATCGTCTCCGGTTTGATGCACGAGTTAATATTTTATTACCTTGGACGACTGAAACCCACATGGGAAGTCACATGGTTCTTCGTGATTCACGGCGTGTTGGTGAGTATGGAGTTGGTGGTTAAAAGGGCGGTGGGTGAAAGATTATGTCTGCCGCCGGTGGTTTCCGCTCCGCTGGCGTTGGGTGTGGTGATGGCCACCAGCTTCTGGTTATTCTTTCCGCCGTTCTTGCGGTGTGAGACGGAACTCCGGTCGTGTAAAGAATTGGCTGCGTTCATGGAACTTGTTGTTCGTGGAAGATTTGTTGGTCCAAATGACATATCTTGCCCGTACTATTGA
- the LOC111881304 gene encoding uncharacterized protein LOC111881304 produces MVPKTQLTPPPQRHKGKQQAPKGIAQPRRQKSIPWLPQEELVLVQAWVNIYEDLMTGNAQPGDHFWFHILERFREELGKDGDYRTKSQMNSKFREIAKGVSKINGLYNNLKTQRKNGQGDKEIL; encoded by the coding sequence atggtTCCCAAAACTCAACTCACACCACCCCCACAACGACACAAAGGAAAACAACAAGCGCCCAAGGGTATCGCACAACCGAGAAGACAAAAGTCGATACCATGGCTTCCACAAGAAGAACTAGTTTTGGTACAAGCTTGGGTTAACATTTATGAGGATTTGATGACGGGAAATGCACAACCAGGAGATCATTTTTGGTTTCACATTTTAGAACGGTTTCGGGAGGAGCTAGGAAAAGATGGCGACTACCGTACAAAATCCCAAATGAATTCGAAGTTTCGAGAAATAGCAAAGGGGGTttcaaaaataaacgggttgtacAACAACCTAAAAACCCAACGAAAAAACGGTCAAGGCGATAAAGAAATACTTTAA